The genomic DNA AGAAATAGTTGTGAGAATATTGTAAGTGATTGGACTGATAATAGCCTTGATTCTGCAAACAAGAATATTGAGACGCACGTTCCTGGGATTTCCACAGCAGCTGGAAAGCAGGTATGGCTATGATATCTTCTATCAGATGACATCTCATTTGGAGGTTTGATAGTATTGGGTTTACAACTATAGTGGATTTTTTCCTCCTATGTATTTGGACCTTCATTTTCAGTATTATCTTGCAGCATTCTTTGATTACTGGTGGGATGGGCGGGTCTGCATCCTCGAAACCTGTAAACACTTTGACTACTAAGGAAAAGTCCTCTGAGGACAAGATGAAGGCCATTGCACAAAGTAGCAAGTCTGGTGGGACTGATAGGACTACCCCTTTGGGGCTTGGATTGGGCGGTCTGCAACCCAAGGTGAGAAAACCTGGGTTACATGCATACCAGAGTTCACAACTTTCATGCATGATTTTCACCACCTTTTTCCCTGTGATAAGTTTTGCTTATGATTTATATTCTTATTGAAATCTTGTTCAGAAGCGGAGAAACGGAGCGAAGCCTATAGTTAAGGATGGAAAATCCCATGATTCATCATCCGTTAGTCAAAATCAAGAATCTATTTCTAGGGGCCAAGAGTTACTGAGATCAATTGTTTCCCATGTCTCCGATGGTAACCGAGACAGTATGAATAGTTCCTCTGGTCCATTTCCTTCTGCTGCCTTTAATCAGTTTGCACGTAGCATAAATTTTGTTGGGCAAGATTCAAGGGAACGAGTAAATGCTGGTGACTTGATGAGCCAGGTCCTTGGTAGCCctgcttttaataattttttgacGAATTTTGGTGGAGTTCCATCAGTTAGTGTTAATGAATCTGAACCAGAGTCTCAAAGTTATAATACAATCAGACCAGACGAGAGGATACACAAAAGTGAATTGCAGgtacatgcttgtttgttgaaTTTGCTGATTGAATCATCCCAACAATTTTTCTAGTTTCATAATGCTAATGTTACATACAGATAAGTCTTTCTAGAATCAATGGTCTTAGATTCTATACTCTGTTCTACTTCCTATTGTTCTTCAGCCGTTTATGTATTTTGCTGATAATATTGTCAGTCTCAGATTGATCTTCATGAAGCACAACAAAAGATTGAACAGAACGACTCTCCTGGAAGTATTTTCCGTGCCATGCTGGAAAGTGCCGGTGGTCTTTATGGTGAAGATAACCATGAGGGTCTTCTTCAAGAACTCGGAGATGATGTAGAGCTCAGTAATGTATGCAGTCTATTTTTCATTAACTTTAAAGCTTAATGCGCTAAGCTAACTGCTCAATCATTAATTGATAGATTCAATAAAAATTGTTTGCATCAAACTATTGATTTGATTTCATTGGACATCTTCACAATCATCTAATAAATCATTATTTGACAATGGGTCTGAAATCAGTTGGTAAATTGTGTTGTCAGGAATATTCAGAGATATTGCATCGTCATATTCAGCAGAGGCTCACTAAGGAATCGGAatcaaaagagaagttttaagcTGGAAGTTTATCGTCGATACAGACCGAACATTAATTTGCGTAATATTAGCTGTTATTTTGGTACCTTTTTTCTCTAAAATTTATCAAGAACTACCGATTGTATTATTATAAATCTTTTATCAGATACAATTACGATTTTGTAGTATATCATGGAATTTGTTGAGCAggtttcaagttttttttttttttttttgaacagcTCTACTGTATAGTGTTATGGTAGTCTTGTTATGTGATTCTACATGTCTAACTATGAGTCTATGAGTCTTTGTTGATGATCCAAAATTCCAAAATGATCCATTTTTAATTTGTATGTATTATCTTTAAATTTAGGTTTAAATATATGTTTTTGGAGTTTGATAAAATTTGGAGAAAAAATCtatcatattcaaaaaaaaaaattaatatttttcttttttcatttagtatattcatattaaatctattatataataaaaaatggaCAACTAATTGTGAATAccaataatagttttttttttaattcaataaatattcAAACCTTTCTAATTTAAATAGGTAAAAAacggtaaaataatttttaaaaatggggGAAATTGCCAAAAATTCGCGCAGTTTAGTTGCTACGCCACAACCACCTGCACTTGCGCGGCAGCAGGAGGCGGCGTCGGCGGCGGAGGACAAAGGACGGTACGGCAAAGGGGGCATTCCCGATGTTCCGCCAGCCACCGATCCGCGCACTCCCGGTGGAACGCGTGGCGGCAACCGGGAAGCACCCGCGCCGCCTGCCCCTCCTCGATCTCTTCCAGGCAGACTGCGCACTCCTGCCCACGCGGTCCCACCCCCGCTCCGACGACGACGGCCGCGAGCTGATCCAGCTCCGCCGTCGACAGCCCCGCACCCGCCTTCCCTTCTGCTGCCATCGCCGCCGCCTCTGGTTGGTCTCCGAGCATCGCCGACCACATCAAGCAGACGTAGACCGTGAACATCATCCCAATCCCGAAGCAGACGAGGAAGAGCGTCGCGAACGCGAAGAACACCGCCCACATCTATTCTATTTTGATCGAAAACGGGATGGAGATCGAAGATGTGATCGCTTACTATTTATACCGTAATCGAACGGCCCTGAATTCACGGATGGAAAGGTGCGATACAGCTGACTTGCCTCGTATGGGACGAGTATGCGAAGCGTCGTCTGAGCGCGAATCCGTAGCCTCCATAACGTTACAGTAGTTCGATCCGTATACATCATATCTAGACCGTTGAAGGCTCTCCTGCGACGTAGTTACGGACGATGGGGATTCAATCAGATCGAATCGAACGACTGTAAAGGGACTTTTATAAGCAGTCCTACGAAGAGCGCTACAGCTTCGTCTGTGTCTAACTGGCGCAAGAGAAGAAGGAGGGCTTCACGAGCAACGCGGTGCGCGTAGTAGGGTCTCATCGATGACGTGGAAGCGAGCGATTGGCGAAAGGAGTGGGGGCGACTTGAGTGCGTCATGCGAGCTGGAGAACGGTAACGACGTCGCGTTTTCGTCGTCCAGCGTTTACGTGCCGAGTACTTTGAGACCACACGCGTCGCACGTGATGGGAGGCGAGAAAGTTTAGGTGATGTAATGCATGACGTCAGCGTTGAAAGAGTTCACCATTGTTCGGAATTATGCCGGATCAATTTGGGAagtaggtttagggtttagagttAAAATTATAAATGTACAATAGATTAATAATTTGTATATTTGTATaactaatattattatttataaaattttaaattaattaataaattaattattattttaataataacacttaataatatttatatttttatattataaaataaaaaaattataaaatagatTGGAAGCCTTTGGATAAAAAATAGTAATTTATCAAATAAGACATCTAAGTTTCTGAATTAACCAAAAATTAATATGCTATTTTGGCATTTATCAAAGAATGTATCTTTTCAAGTGTATTTCTTGTTTTACCCTCCCGATAAATCTAACTTTTTCAATCATTTtttctctattatttttttctcttttttctttccCCTCTCCTATGCATGTAACTTTTCACTTATTTTTCTGCTTCTCTCTTcccttttttgtatttttttgggAAGGTAAATATATTATACTCTCCAAAAGAATAAAATACAATCATATGATGTTTACAAAGTGCATAACAGTTTTATGACTTTATAAGACATCATTAACCAAACTTCATGCATAACATCATACATCAAGGTCTCACTAATGTCTACAAAGTACCAAACATGATTTGGACTTTGTATGACATCCGAGCATATCACAAAATATTATCACACATTATAAAAGGATTATTTGATATCTACAAAGTGCCAAACATGAACTTGGACTTTATGAAATATCTTCTCAAAGCAAGGTATAACATTCTCAAATCGGCTCATGTTAGTGCATTCCATATGAGATAAATCATGGAAGATAGAGCAAGATGTCTTGCTTTCATTTGCCACCCTCACCTTTGTAGTGTTGCTGAAATGTATCAAGAAAGGAGGTCATATTGGTGATATCAAAAGTGatatcaatctatgtcttgactTTATCAAGTAGGGGCTTAACAATATCACAATCAAAGAAAATATGATTATTGGATTCATCTTGTTGGTGACACAACGCGTATATTTTGTTTGACTCATATGAGATAGTGTCCACCGTTCTTAGTCTTCCATAAGCAAGTAACCAAGATGTAAACCTATGCTTGGGCATAATATATGGCTTCCATATCACCGAAAACCAATCTACTTTAGCAGCTCTTGGAC from Zingiber officinale cultivar Zhangliang chromosome 4A, Zo_v1.1, whole genome shotgun sequence includes the following:
- the LOC121972797 gene encoding E3 ubiquitin-protein ligase ATL23-like; the protein is MWAVFFAFATLFLVCFGIGMMFTVYVCLMWSAMLGDQPEAAAMAAEGKAGAGLSTAELDQLAAVVVGAGVGPRGQECAVCLEEIEEGQAARVLPGCRHAFHRECADRWLAEHRECPLCRTVLCPPPPTPPPAAAQVQVVVA